The sequence TGGCGGCGTTCGCCGCGCGCGGCGGGCTGGTCGAGCGGTCGGCCGCGTCCTTGTCACCGCCGTTCGCACAGCCGGAGAGGGGGAGCAGCACGGTCACGGTGGCGGCGAGCGCCGCGGCGCGCAGGGCAGGGGAGGTCCTCATCGCTCCATGCTGCGGCGGTGCGGGGAGGGGTGCACGGGGTGCCGGTCCAACTGGGTGGCCGGTGCACGGTTCAGATCTCGCCCTTGCGGGTCAGGTGGTTGAAGCAGAGCCAGCCGGGAAGGACCGGCAGCCACAGGGTCATCAGCCGGAACAGCAGCACCGCGGGCGCGGCGACCTCCTTCGGCAGCCCGACCGCGATCAGACCCAGCGTCAGGGCGCCCTCGACGGCGCCCATGCCGCCGGGCGTGGGGGCGGCCGAGCCCAGCGCGTTGCCGGCGAGGAAGACGACCGCGATGCTCGCGTAGCTGAGGTGGGGGGTGTCCGGTCCGCTGAACGCCCGGATCGAGGCGTCCAGGCACATCACGAACACACCGGTCAGCAGCAGCATCCCGCCGATGCCGGTGAGCAGCTTCTGCGGCCGCTGCACCACGTCGAGCATGCGCGGGACGACCCCCGCGAACAGCGACCGCACCCGGGTCACCACGAACTTGCGCAGGAACGGGATTGCCGTCACCACCAGCACCAGCACGGCGACCGTCAGCAGCCCCGCGATCACGGTCCTGGACGGGGTGAGCGAGGACGGGGTCTTCTCGGTGCCGGTCAGATAGCCGAAGGCGCCGAGCAGCAGGATGTGACAGCCCAGGCCGAACAGCTGCGAGGCGCCCACACTGGCGACCGCGAGGCCGGGCCGGACCCCGGAGCGCTGGAGGAAACGGGTGTTCAGCGCGACCCCGCCGACCGCCGCCGGCGCCACGATCTTCACGAACGAACCGGCGACCTGCGCGAGGACCGTCCTGCCGAACGACACCCGCTCGGGCACGAAGCCCAGCAGGCTCATCGCCGCAGCCACGTAACTGAGCGCCGAGAAGCCGACCGCCGCCGCCACCCAGCCCCACTCCGCCTGCTCGACCACCGCGCCGAAGTCGGCCTGGGTGACCTGCGAGATCAGGAAGTACGCGGCGATGGCACCGGCGATGAAGCTGAACAGGGTGCGCGGCTTGATGCGCTCCAGGCGGACCGGCTCGACGGGGGCCTGCGGCCGGATCAGCAGGACCTCCCGGCGGATCTGGGAGAGCAGGTCCTCCTCGCGCGCCTCCTCCAGCGCGTCGTCCATGGCCCGTTTCTCGGCCTGCTTCTCGGTGCGCAGCGACTTGCGAACGGCCTTGCGGCCCGCGTCCCCTTCGTCGGGGAGTTCCGCGCCCTCGGCCTTGGCCCGCTTCGCCGCGTCCGAAGCGTCGAGCACGGCCTCGCGCTCGCGCTGCGACCGCTCCCGGGCGAGCCTGCGCAGATGCGCCCGGGTGGACCGGCTGAGCGCGATCGGCTGGAGCAGCGGCAGGGAATCGGCGACGGCGTCCGGGCCGAGCACGGCGAGCGCGGCGGCCACGGCCCGCTCGGGGCCCACCCGCAGACCGGTCGTCGTGAGCAGCTGCGCGACGTCCATCCGCAGCACCAGATCACCGGCCGCGATCTCCCCGCCGCGCAGGTCCGTGACGAACACCTTGCCGAAACGATCCACCAGGATGGCGTCTCCGGTGAGCCTGCGGTGCGCGATCCGGCGCGACTGGAGGGCCTTCACCTGATGCCACGCGCCGCGGACCACGGCGTCGGTGATCTCGGCGTCCTCCAGGGCGTCCAGGGACCGGCCGCCGATGTGCTCGTAGACCAGCATCACCGCGTCCGGGCCCAGCTCGGACGTGGCGATCAGCTTGGGCGCGTTGGCCCCGGCGGCGATGGCGGCGTACGCGAGCAGCGCCTCCTGCTCCAGCGCCTGGCGCAGCGACTGGATGGACCGCCGCTGGGTGATGCCGCGCAGGGTGAGCCTGCGCCACACCCGGTAGAAGAAGCCCTGGGCCTGCTGCTCGCGGTCCACGACCGTCACATCGAGCGGTGGCCCGTCCTCCAGTGAGACCAGATAGCGCCGCCCCCGGTCGCTCTGGTCGCCGGAGTCGGGCGCGTCCTCGGCCCGCATCGCGGTGACCGGGCGGAAGCCCACGTGGCGCAGCCCGGCCATCAGGTGCTGCCCGGTCGGGCGGACGTTCGGCGAGCCGACCGCGTACAGCGTGCCGTACGCGACCGTCCAGCCGATCAGGACCGTCAGGACGATGGAGAACGGGGTGGTGTAGCCGCCGACCAGCATGGCGAACGCGTCGAGCAGCAGCACCACCCACAGCACGACCCGCCAGCGCGGCCGTCTCGCCATCCCCACCGCCGTCATATAGGCGATCACGGGGGCGAGGTAGCCGTGCACGGGATCGGTCACCGCGTCACCGGGCGTCGGCTGGGTCAGCGCGTCCTGCACGGTTCCGGAAGCGGACTTGGCGACCCACAGGTCGGTGGCGAGCGTCACGCCGTGCGCCAGCACCGCGGCCAGCACCCCGTCCGCGATCCGCAGCCCGTCCCGTTTGATCAGCCGCTCGATGGCGAAGGCGACCGGTACCAGGAGCACGGCGATGCTGGAGACCAGCCCGGCCAGCTTGATGAGCAGGTCGGGGGCCTGTCCGGTGCCCTTGTTGATGTCCTGTTCGAGTCCGGTGGTCGTGCCGTGGGCGAAGGCGGCGACGGAGAACAGCACGACGACCGCCAGCACCCCGATGAGCAGGCGCAGCAGGTCGGAGGGGCGGTGCACCCGGGCGGGCAGCAGGGGCTCGTCCCCCGAGACGCGCTCGGTGAGCGCCTCCTCGGAGGTGGAGAGCGTCGAACCGGCCAGGTGCCCGGAAGAGCCCTCCGCGTCCGTGCCCGGATCCTGCCGGGCCTTGTCCGGGCGTGGCTCGGCGTCGGAGGCGTCGTCGGCCGCCTTCGGTGGCTGCACGCCCTGCTCCTTCGTCGCCTCTGATTGGTCTTCGTGGTCTCGTATCACCGGTCACCGCCCGCATGATGGTGGCACGGCCGACGGACGCAAGGGGGCATCAGGGTGCGATGCGGGGGCGTGCGATGCGCAACATACGCTCCTTTCCCACCACGCGCACGCTGCGTGTGCGCCCGGACACGGACCTGCGGGGACTGTCGGTGGCGTACGGCAGGATGGGCACGATGAGTGAACACCCGACGGCCGACGCGCTGCCGGAGTACGCGGAACGCGTGCTCGACGTCGCCGATCTGATCCCGCCCGGCCGCGTCATGACCTACGGCGACATCGCGGAGTGGCTGGGCGACGGCGGCCCGCGCCAGGTCGGCCGCGTCATGACGCTGTACGGGGGAGCGGCGCCCTGGTGGCGCGTGGTGCGCTCGGACGGCGCGCTGCTGCCCGGCCACGAGCTGCGCGCGCTGGACCACTACCGCGAGGAGAGCACCCCGCTGCGCGAGGCGTCGCGCGGCGCGGAGGGCCACCTCCCGCGCCTGGACATGCGGCGCGCGCGGTGGGACGGCGTGACGGGCGGCGGTGGGGGAGCTCACACCTGACAGCTTCGGCCATCCGGCGGCGTATCGGGCGGAGCCCGGTCCGTACGGTGTGCGGGAAGCGCGGCCCGGGGCCGGGGCGCGGCCGCCCGGAGAACGTGACGATCCCCGCAGCCGTCCCGGCGCATTCGCTCCGCGCGCCGGAGTAGCGTCGTCAGTTCGCGGCAGACACCGCGCCCTCACCACCCGTACACCCACCAGGACCGGCGATCCCACGTGAGTACCTCCTCCACCACCCGGCACAGTCCTCGCCGTCAGGCACGGCAGGGGACCACGGGTCCGTACCGGCTGGTGCGCACCCTGCCGGGTTCCGTGGAGCCCCCTCTCCTGGACGCGGCGCAGCGCGCGGTGGTTGACCACCCCGGCGGGCCGCTGCTGGTGCTCGCCGGACCCGGTACGGGCAAGACGACCACGCTCGTCGAAGCCGTCGCCGCCCGGATCGCCCGGGGCGCCGACCCGGCGCGCGTGCTGGTCCTCACCTTCAGCCGCAAGGCCGCCGTCGAACTGCGCGACCGGATGGCGGCCCGGCTCGGCGCCGCCCGGGGACCGCAGGCCACCACCTTCCACTCCTTCTGTTACGCCCTGGTCCGCGCCCACCAGGACGCCGATCTCTTCGCGGACCCGCTGCGGCTGCTGTCCGGACCCGAGCAGGACGTGACCGTCCGCGATCTGCTGGCCGGCCAGCTCGACCTGGAGAAGGAGGGCCGTCCGCACATCCGCTGGCCCGACGAGCTGCGGGCCTGCCTGACCACGCGCGGCTTCGCCGACGAGGTGCGCGCGGTGCTCGCCCGCAGCCGTGAGCTGGGCCTCGGCCCGGACGCCCTCGCGGACTTCGCCCGGCGCACCGGCCGGCCCGACTGGGGCGCCGCCGCCCGCTTCCTCGCCGAATACCTCGACGTGCTGGACGCCCAGGGCGTCCTCGACTACGCCGAGCTGGTCCACCGCGCGGTGCTGCTCGCGGAGCGCCCCGAGGTGGCGGCGCTGCTGGCCGGGAGCTACGACGCGGTGTTCGTCGACGAGTACCAGGACACCGACCCGGCCCAGGTGCGGCTGCTGCACGCGCTGGCCGGCAACCGGGGCGGCGCTCCCGGGGCCGGCGGCGGGCGCGATCTGATCGCCTTCGGCGACCCCGACCAGTCGATCTACGCGTTCCGGGGCGCCGACGTCAACGGCATCCTCGACTTCCCCGAGATCTTCCGGCGCGCGGACGGCGCCCCGGCCCCGGTCGGCGTCCTCACCACCTCGCGCCGCTCCGGCGACCGGCTGCTCGCCGCCACCCGGCTGCTCACCCGGCGGATGCCGCTCACCCGGCTCCCGTCGGCGAAGGTCCGCGCCCACCGGGAGCTGGGCGCGGTCTTCGAGGGCGGCGGCGTCGAGACGTACACCTACCCGACCGCCTCCACCGAGCTGGACAATGTCGCCGACCTGCTGCGCCGGGCGCACCTGGAGGACGGGGTGCCGTGGCACGAGATGGCGGTGCTCGTCCGGGCCGGCGGCCGTACGCTCCCCGCCCTGCGCCGGGCGCTGACCTCGGCGGGCGTTCCCCTGGAGGTGGACGGCGACGACCTGGCCCTGCGCCACGAGCCCGCGGTGGCCCCCCTCCTGACCGCCCTGCGCGCGGTGGCCGCGGCGGCCCTGGAAGGAGGACCGGCCGAGGAGGGAACCGTCTGGCTCGACACCGAGACCGCCCTGACCCTGCTCGCCTCACCCCTCGGCTCCATGGACGCCGCCGATCTGCGCCGGCTCGGCCGCGCCCTGCGGGACGAGGAGCGCGCCGCCGGGAACCGGGTGCCCGCGCCCTCCGGCGAACTGCTGGCCCGCGCGCTCGCCGAACCGGAGCGGCTCGTGGCGCACGATCCGGCGTACGCCCGCGGCGCCCAGCGCCTGGGCGCGCTGTTGCGCACGGCGCGTGAGCTGCTCGAAGCGGGCGGCACCGCCGAGGAGGCCCTGTGGGCGCTGTGGTCGGGCACCCCGTGGCCGGGCCGGCTGGAGCGCGCGGCCCTGGGCGGGGGCGCGGGCGGGCGCAACGCCGACCGCGACCTCGACGCGGTCTGCGCCCTGTTCGACACCGCGGCCCGCGCCGAGGAGCGCACGGGCGGCCGGGGCGCGCTCAACTTCCTGGAGGAGGTCGACGCCCAGGACATCGCGGCCGACACCCTTTCCCGCCGCTCGGTGCGGCCGGACGCCGTGCGCCTGATGACCGCCCACCGGTCCAAGGGCCTGGAGTGGCGGATGGTCGTCGTCGCCGGGGTGCAGGAAGGGCTCTGGCCGGACCTGCGGCGCCGCGGCTCGCTGCTGGAGGCGGACCGGATCGGCCGCGACGGCCTCGCCGAACCCCTCACGCCCGGCGCCCTCCTCGCGGAGGAGCGGCGGCTGTTCTACGTGGCGGCGACCCGGGCCCGCGAGCGCCTGGTCGTCACCGCGGTCAAGGCCCCCGCCGACGACGGCGACCAGCCCTCCCGCTTCCTCACCGAGCTGGGCGTCGAACCCCGGGACGTCACCGGCCGCCCGCGCCGCCCCCTCGCCGTCGCCGCGCTCGTCGCCGAGCTGCGCGCCACGACCGTCGACCCCGCTGCCTCCGACGCCCTGCGCGAGGAGGCCGCCCGCCGCCTCGCCCGGCTGGCCGCGCTCACCGACGACGAGGGCCGGCCGCTCGTGCCCTCGGCCCACCCGTACCGGTGGTGGGGTCTTTACGAGCCGACCCGCTCGGCCCTGCCGCTGCGCGACCGGGACCAGCCCGTCGCCCTCTCCGGGAGCGCGCTCGACCAGCTCGCCAACACCTGCGCGCTCCAGTGGTTCCTGGGCCGCGAGGTGAAGGCCGACGCGCCCGCGACCGCCGCCCAGGGCTTCGGCAACGTCGTCCACGTCCTGGCCGACGAGGTGGCCTCCGGCCGGACGCCCGCCGATCTGGCCGTCCTGATGGAGCGGCTCGACTCGGTCTGGGACGGGCTGGTCTTCGACGCGCCCTGGAAGTCCGGCCAGGAGAAGGAGCAGGCGCGGGCCGCCCTCGAACGCTTCCTGCGCTGGCACGTCATGGACCGGGCCGGCCGTACCCCCGTCGCCAGTGAGCACGACTTCGACGTGACGCTGGAGGCGGGGGAGTTCGCGGTACGCATCCGGGGCTCCATGGACCGCGTGGAGCGGGACGCCGAGGACCGGGCCTACGTGGTCGACTTCAAGACCGGCAAGCAGTCCCCGACGAAGGACGAGGTCGCCCGCCACCCCCAGCTCGCCGTTTACCAGCTGGCGGTCCGGGAAGGGGCGGTCGACGACGTCTTCGGCGGTACGCGGCCCGAGCCGGGCGGCGCCGAACTCGTACAGCTGCGCCAGGCCGCCCCCAAGAAGGAGGGGGGCGACGCCGCGCCCAAGGTGCAGGGGCAGGCGCCGCCGGACTCCGAGTGGGTCTCCGACCTGCTGGCGACCGCCGCGGGCCGGGTCCTGGACGAACGGTTCACCCCGACGACCGGCCAGCACTGCACCCACTGCGCCTTCCGGGCCTCGTGCA comes from Streptomyces sp. Mut1 and encodes:
- a CDS encoding lysylphosphatidylglycerol synthase domain-containing protein, which gives rise to MQPPKAADDASDAEPRPDKARQDPGTDAEGSSGHLAGSTLSTSEEALTERVSGDEPLLPARVHRPSDLLRLLIGVLAVVVLFSVAAFAHGTTTGLEQDINKGTGQAPDLLIKLAGLVSSIAVLLVPVAFAIERLIKRDGLRIADGVLAAVLAHGVTLATDLWVAKSASGTVQDALTQPTPGDAVTDPVHGYLAPVIAYMTAVGMARRPRWRVVLWVVLLLDAFAMLVGGYTTPFSIVLTVLIGWTVAYGTLYAVGSPNVRPTGQHLMAGLRHVGFRPVTAMRAEDAPDSGDQSDRGRRYLVSLEDGPPLDVTVVDREQQAQGFFYRVWRRLTLRGITQRRSIQSLRQALEQEALLAYAAIAAGANAPKLIATSELGPDAVMLVYEHIGGRSLDALEDAEITDAVVRGAWHQVKALQSRRIAHRRLTGDAILVDRFGKVFVTDLRGGEIAAGDLVLRMDVAQLLTTTGLRVGPERAVAAALAVLGPDAVADSLPLLQPIALSRSTRAHLRRLARERSQREREAVLDASDAAKRAKAEGAELPDEGDAGRKAVRKSLRTEKQAEKRAMDDALEEAREEDLLSQIRREVLLIRPQAPVEPVRLERIKPRTLFSFIAGAIAAYFLISQVTQADFGAVVEQAEWGWVAAAVGFSALSYVAAAMSLLGFVPERVSFGRTVLAQVAGSFVKIVAPAAVGGVALNTRFLQRSGVRPGLAVASVGASQLFGLGCHILLLGAFGYLTGTEKTPSSLTPSRTVIAGLLTVAVLVLVVTAIPFLRKFVVTRVRSLFAGVVPRMLDVVQRPQKLLTGIGGMLLLTGVFVMCLDASIRAFSGPDTPHLSYASIAVVFLAGNALGSAAPTPGGMGAVEGALTLGLIAVGLPKEVAAPAVLLFRLMTLWLPVLPGWLCFNHLTRKGEI
- a CDS encoding MGMT family protein, whose amino-acid sequence is MSEHPTADALPEYAERVLDVADLIPPGRVMTYGDIAEWLGDGGPRQVGRVMTLYGGAAPWWRVVRSDGALLPGHELRALDHYREESTPLREASRGAEGHLPRLDMRRARWDGVTGGGGGAHT
- a CDS encoding ATP-dependent helicase; translated protein: MSTSSTTRHSPRRQARQGTTGPYRLVRTLPGSVEPPLLDAAQRAVVDHPGGPLLVLAGPGTGKTTTLVEAVAARIARGADPARVLVLTFSRKAAVELRDRMAARLGAARGPQATTFHSFCYALVRAHQDADLFADPLRLLSGPEQDVTVRDLLAGQLDLEKEGRPHIRWPDELRACLTTRGFADEVRAVLARSRELGLGPDALADFARRTGRPDWGAAARFLAEYLDVLDAQGVLDYAELVHRAVLLAERPEVAALLAGSYDAVFVDEYQDTDPAQVRLLHALAGNRGGAPGAGGGRDLIAFGDPDQSIYAFRGADVNGILDFPEIFRRADGAPAPVGVLTTSRRSGDRLLAATRLLTRRMPLTRLPSAKVRAHRELGAVFEGGGVETYTYPTASTELDNVADLLRRAHLEDGVPWHEMAVLVRAGGRTLPALRRALTSAGVPLEVDGDDLALRHEPAVAPLLTALRAVAAAALEGGPAEEGTVWLDTETALTLLASPLGSMDAADLRRLGRALRDEERAAGNRVPAPSGELLARALAEPERLVAHDPAYARGAQRLGALLRTARELLEAGGTAEEALWALWSGTPWPGRLERAALGGGAGGRNADRDLDAVCALFDTAARAEERTGGRGALNFLEEVDAQDIAADTLSRRSVRPDAVRLMTAHRSKGLEWRMVVVAGVQEGLWPDLRRRGSLLEADRIGRDGLAEPLTPGALLAEERRLFYVAATRARERLVVTAVKAPADDGDQPSRFLTELGVEPRDVTGRPRRPLAVAALVAELRATTVDPAASDALREEAARRLARLAALTDDEGRPLVPSAHPYRWWGLYEPTRSALPLRDRDQPVALSGSALDQLANTCALQWFLGREVKADAPATAAQGFGNVVHVLADEVASGRTPADLAVLMERLDSVWDGLVFDAPWKSGQEKEQARAALERFLRWHVMDRAGRTPVASEHDFDVTLEAGEFAVRIRGSMDRVERDAEDRAYVVDFKTGKQSPTKDEVARHPQLAVYQLAVREGAVDDVFGGTRPEPGGAELVQLRQAAPKKEGGDAAPKVQGQAPPDSEWVSDLLATAAGRVLDERFTPTTGQHCTHCAFRASCSAQPEGRHVLE